In Strix uralensis isolate ZFMK-TIS-50842 chromosome 7, bStrUra1, whole genome shotgun sequence, the following proteins share a genomic window:
- the HPS6 gene encoding BLOC-2 complex member HPS6: MKRAGTLRQVSDFSDFSRGHWLQELLCRGEEPSHVQSSPDGQHLLVLQKSRPPPLPRVLAFQRHGIGGADLERNWQPPQPALVGLLFLQNPVTPGTWVLAVVWEHGHTEVWHFVVAVGWQLLQTVELCQGARARIVSVCSQGASLVWCEERPPLDTHSDMSKCAFRFCVCTRALEVGEQGVRLGTLRIVLHNSPEYQVLASPQHVFLVPATASFATTSKFLLIWHPEKAKLTITAPSAGFVHSKVLRYSSESDFRKLLLGSVGLLSGLAPLDIHTSAVSNSEGLLLVSTKGAVNMVEPDGTQRHIFDLEGGPLAQGRPVQLKTFGSILACVLAGVLYLIDQNSGRLIEKKILSMKEVHFLESLGEEDSIQLLTQTGIYSFSFSKPEDSSRPEPCLVEMVFEEACRYYQRRSLSSSKLTVEKLKKGGVFQAPVALAAILQHSLQQKPARGLQDTYAKLLSTMSLELQSYMSLELLKTCVVCAPESEVESYCEELVEQEVSRVLRSDMDKDNLAYLNSVFASFPKAAWKATRSCLQLQQNGDGLLVARATPEVWKKVLGGPQQEEVGQNGVVPLFELICASFLRFKPKWLPSFVELTQQYVSISWAYSSKEGPEGRVPLYKRALGVLARKNKRSEADDEMELELLLCSKRPKAVLQALHLLIRLKQWQRVVEVAEKFSKLSPLLNKEIFTTLLAEFAQHRELDPYLDTLWLLCPAELTTSDILAVVLQHLPDSQEDPAPFSSEGNQLTVGLLKPLLQRVLQRPCIQDEMYSDALQSPTFPPPTPPREHKVPSKAAADDAPQPPVARTSSPSTLAQDDTA, from the coding sequence ATGAAGCGAGCCGGGACGCTGCGGCAGGTCTCCGACTTCAGTGACTTCAGCCGAGGCcactggctgcaggagctgctgtgccgGGGAGAAGAGCCCAGCCACGTCCAGTCCAGCCCCGACGGGCAGCACCTTTTGGTCCTGCAGAAGAGCCGgccgccccccctgccccgggtGCTGGCCTTCCAGCGCCACGGCATCGGTGGAGCCGACCTGGAGAGGAACTGGCAGCCGCCCCAACCGGCCCTTGTGGGACTGCTCTTCTTGCAGAACCCTGTGACGCCGGGCACCTGGGTACTGGCTGTCGTGTGGGAGCATGGCCACACCGAGGTCTGGCACTTCGTGGTGGCTGTgggctggcagctgctgcagacagTGGAGCTTTGCCAGGGTGCCCGGGCACGAATCGTCTCTGTGTGCAGCCAAGGAGCCAGCCTGGTGTGGTGTGAGGAGAGGCCTCCCCTGGACACCCACTCGGACATGAGCAAGTGTGCCTTCAGGTTCTGTGTCTGCACCCGGGCTCTGGAGGTGGGGGAGCAAGGTGTGCGCCTGGGCACTCTAAGGATAGTCCTGCACAACAGCCCTGAGTACCAGGTCCTGGCCTCCCCCCAGCACGTCTTCCTGGTGCCTGCCACTGCCAGCTTTGCCACCACTTCCAAATTCCTCCTTATCTGGCATCCTGAGAAGGCAAAGCTCACCATCACAGCCCCCTCTGCAGGCTTCGTCCACAGCAAGGTGCTGCGCTACAGCAGCGAGTCAGACTTCAGGAAGCTCCTGCTTGGTTCTGTGGGTCTTCTCTCAGGTTTGGCACCTCTGGACATTCACACCTCCGCTGTGTCCAACAGTGAGGGTCTGCTGCTGGTGAGCACAAAGGGTGCTGTGAACATGGTGGAGCCAGATGGAACACAGAGGCATATCTTTGACCTGGAGGGGGGCCCCCTTGCCCAAGGACGTCCTGTCCAGCTGAAGACCTTTGGCAGCATCCTGGCCTGCGTGCTGGCTGGGGTCCTGTACCTCATCGACCAGAACAGTGGAAGGCTCatagaaaagaaaatcctgagCATGAAAGAGGTGCACTTCCTGGAGTCCCTGGGAGAGGAGGACAGCATCCAGCTCCTCACTCAAACTGGCATCTACAGCTTTAGCTTCTCCAAACCTGAGGACAGCAGCAGACCTGAGCCGTGCCTGGTGGAGATGGTGTTCGAGGAGGCCTGCAGATACTACCAGAGGAGGAGCCTCAGCAGCTCCAAGCTGACAGTGGAGAAGCTGAAGAAAGGTGGTGTGTTCCAGGCTCCTGTGGCTCTCGCTGCCATCCTGCAGCACAGTCTCCAGCAGAAGCCAGCCCGAGGCCTCCAAGACACTTATGCCAAGCTGTTGAGCACAATGAGCCTGGAGCTGCAGAGCTACATGAGCCTGGAACTCCTCAAGACCTGTGTGGTGTGTGCCCCAGAGAGTGAGGTGGAAAGCTACTGCGAGGAACTGGTGGAGCAGGAGGTCAGCCGCGTTCTGCGCTCTGACATGGACAAGGACAATTTGGCCTACCTGAACTCTGTCTTTGCCTCCTTCCCCAAGGCTGCCTGGAAGGCCACGAGGAGCTGCTTGCAGCTGCAGCAGAATGGGGATGGCCTCTTGGTAGCCAGGGCCACCCCAGAGGTGTGGAAGAAGGTCCTGGGAGGGCCACAGCAGGAAGAGGTGGGTCAGAATGGGGTGGTCCCACTCTTTGAGCTCATCTGCGCCTCCTTCCTGAGATTTAAACCCAAGTGGCTGCCCAGTTTTGTGGAGCTGACTCAGCAGTACGTTAGCATCTCTTGGGCATACAGCAGCAAGGAGGGCCCAGAGGGTCGGGTGCCGTTGTACAAGAGAGCACTGGGAGTACTGGCCAGGAAGAACAAGCGCAGTGAGGCAGATGATGAGATGGAGCTCgaactgctgctctgcagcaagagGCCTAAGGCCGTGCTGCAAGCTCTGCACCTTCTCATCCGCCTGAAGCAGTGGCAGCGGGTGGTGGAAGTGGCAGAGAAGTTCTCCAAGCTCAGCCCCTTGCTTAACAAGGAGATATTCACCACGCTGCTGGCAGAGTTTGCCCAGCACCGGGAGCTGGACCCTTATTTGGACACGCTGTGGCTGCTGTGCCCTGCTGAGCTCACCACCTCCGACATCCTCGCCGTGGTCCTACAGCACCTCCCTGACTCCCAGGAGGACCCAGCGCCCTTCTCCAGTGAGGGGAACCAGCTGACTGTAGGCTTGCTCAAGCCGCTGCTGCAGAGGGTTTTGCAGCGTCCCTGCATCCAGGACGAGATGTACTCAGATGCCTTGCAGAGCCCCACCTTCCCCCCTCCTACCCCACCCCGAGAGCACAAGGTCCCCTCAAAAGCAGCGGCTGATGATGCCCCTCAGCCACCCGTGGCAAGGACTTCCTCCCCCTCAACACTGGCACAGGATGACACTGCGTGA